A region from the Geobacillus vulcani PSS1 genome encodes:
- a CDS encoding ClpP family protease, which translates to MEKERYFQAETEGEQPETKAEEATAAITQLGQTNVPQMDPDTNIHCLTIVGQIEGHIQLPPQNKATKYEHVIPQIVAIEQNPKIEGLLVILNTVGGDVEAGLAIAEMLASLSKPTVSIVLGGGHSIGVPIAVSCNYSFITETATMTIHPIRLTGLVIGVPQTFEYLDKMQERVVRFVTKHSKISEEKFKELMFSKGNLTRDIGTNVVGPDAVRYGLIDEVGGVSQAMAKLRELIAMRKNGEGKMIQ; encoded by the coding sequence ATGGAGAAGGAGCGTTATTTTCAAGCGGAAACAGAGGGGGAACAGCCGGAAACAAAGGCCGAGGAAGCGACTGCGGCCATCACCCAGCTCGGGCAGACGAACGTTCCGCAAATGGACCCCGATACGAACATTCATTGTTTGACGATCGTCGGACAGATTGAAGGGCATATTCAGCTGCCGCCGCAAAATAAGGCGACGAAATACGAGCATGTCATTCCACAGATTGTGGCCATCGAGCAAAACCCGAAAATTGAAGGGCTGCTCGTCATTTTAAATACGGTCGGCGGTGATGTGGAAGCAGGGCTCGCCATTGCCGAAATGCTCGCCTCGCTCTCGAAACCGACTGTTTCCATCGTGCTTGGCGGCGGCCATTCGATCGGCGTGCCGATCGCGGTGTCGTGCAACTATTCATTCATCACCGAGACGGCGACGATGACGATTCATCCGATCCGTCTGACGGGGCTTGTCATCGGCGTGCCGCAGACGTTTGAGTACTTGGATAAAATGCAGGAGCGCGTCGTCCGCTTCGTGACGAAACATTCGAAGATCAGTGAGGAAAAGTTTAAAGAGCTCATGTTTTCCAAAGGCAATTTGACGCGCGACATCGGCACGAACGTCGTTGGACCTGACGCCGTCCGGTACGGGCTCATCGACGAAGTCGGAGGCGTGTCCCAAGCGATGGCGAAGTTGCGCGAGCTGATCGCGATGAGGAAAAACGGGGAAGGGAAGATGATCCAATGA
- a CDS encoding ribonuclease J, which produces MKSKIKPVEKIRLFALGGVGEIGKNMYVVELDEDIFVIDAGVMFPEDEMLGIDKVIPDIAYLTERQHRIQAIFLTHGHEEHMGAIAYVLKQLSVPVYGTKLTLGLAEALLKEQGVSGAKLNEVHPDAELVFDKAKVTFFRTIHSIPDSIGISLHTSQGAIVYTSDFKFDQTPYGNNRTDLGKMAQIGEEGVLCLLSDSTNAERPGYSGSDTVVAYEIADVIGHAKGRVFVACYASNITRIQQVLYAAHQSGRKVAVIGKTLHKVMDIAVRLGYLHVPDKVTISAHDLDRYHDRELVILTTGGHGEPMSALWRMARQANKQVNIKEGDTVIVAASVMPGYELGFAKTIDALYRAGANVIYRDRQVHVSGHGCQEELKLMLNLMKPKYFIPVHGEYRMQKAHARLAKAVGISEERTFLIDKGEVIEFRGGAARPGGKVPYGNILIDGLGIGDVGNIVLRDRRLLSQDGILIAVVTLNKEAKTIAAGPEIISRGFVYMRESETLLEEAEKMVAAIIERCLESYMLEWSSLKANIREALSQFLFEKTKRRPMILPIIMEV; this is translated from the coding sequence TTGAAATCGAAAATAAAGCCGGTAGAGAAAATACGCCTTTTTGCCCTTGGAGGAGTCGGGGAAATCGGCAAAAACATGTATGTTGTCGAATTGGACGAGGACATTTTTGTCATCGACGCCGGGGTGATGTTTCCGGAAGACGAAATGCTCGGCATCGACAAAGTGATCCCGGACATCGCCTATTTGACTGAACGGCAGCATCGCATTCAGGCCATTTTTCTCACCCACGGGCACGAGGAGCATATGGGGGCGATCGCCTACGTGCTCAAGCAACTGTCTGTGCCGGTATACGGAACGAAGTTGACGCTTGGGTTGGCGGAGGCGCTGTTAAAAGAACAAGGGGTGTCGGGCGCGAAGCTCAATGAAGTTCATCCGGATGCGGAGCTCGTGTTTGACAAGGCGAAAGTGACGTTTTTCCGCACGATTCACAGCATCCCCGATTCGATCGGCATCAGCCTGCATACATCGCAAGGTGCGATCGTGTACACGAGCGATTTTAAATTTGACCAAACCCCGTACGGCAACAACCGCACCGACTTGGGAAAAATGGCGCAAATCGGCGAAGAGGGGGTGCTGTGTCTTTTGTCAGACAGTACAAACGCCGAGCGCCCTGGCTACAGCGGCTCCGATACAGTGGTCGCCTATGAGATCGCTGACGTGATCGGCCATGCGAAAGGCCGCGTGTTTGTTGCCTGCTACGCTTCCAACATCACCCGCATCCAGCAGGTGCTGTACGCTGCCCACCAATCCGGACGCAAAGTGGCAGTAATTGGGAAAACGTTGCATAAAGTAATGGACATTGCCGTGCGCCTTGGCTATTTGCACGTTCCAGACAAGGTGACGATTTCTGCGCACGATCTCGATCGCTACCATGACCGCGAACTCGTCATTTTGACAACCGGCGGGCACGGCGAGCCGATGAGCGCGCTTTGGCGCATGGCGCGTCAAGCGAACAAACAAGTGAATATCAAAGAAGGGGATACCGTCATCGTCGCCGCATCCGTCATGCCGGGCTATGAGCTTGGGTTTGCGAAAACGATCGACGCCTTGTACCGGGCCGGTGCCAACGTGATTTACCGCGACCGGCAAGTGCACGTATCGGGGCACGGCTGCCAAGAAGAATTAAAGTTGATGCTCAATTTAATGAAACCAAAATACTTTATCCCAGTGCATGGGGAATATCGGATGCAAAAAGCGCACGCCCGGTTGGCGAAGGCGGTTGGCATCTCGGAGGAGCGGACGTTTTTAATCGACAAAGGCGAAGTGATCGAGTTCCGCGGCGGTGCCGCCCGTCCCGGCGGCAAAGTGCCGTACGGCAACATTTTAATTGACGGCCTCGGCATTGGCGATGTCGGCAACATTGTGTTGCGAGACCGCCGCTTATTGTCTCAGGACGGCATTTTGATCGCTGTCGTCACGCTGAATAAAGAAGCGAAAACGATCGCGGCGGGACCGGAAATCATTTCGCGCGGATTCGTTTATATGCGTGAGTCGGAGACATTGCTTGAGGAAGCAGAGAAAATGGTGGCGGCGATCATCGAGCGCTGCCTTGAATCCTACATGCTTGAATGGTCGTCGTTGAAAGCGAACATCCGCGAAGCGTTAAGCCAGTTTTTATTTGAAAAAACGAAGCGCAGACCAATGATTTTGCCTATTATTATGGAAGTATAA
- the dapA gene encoding 4-hydroxy-tetrahydrodipicolinate synthase: MVQFGNIITAMVTPFDRKGNLDLAKTTELVNYLLDNGTDALVVAGTTGESPTLTTEEKIALFRHVVSVVNGRVPVIAGTGTNDTRASIELTKKAEEAGVDAVMLVAPYYNKPNQEGLYQHFKAIAESTSLPVMLYNVPGRTSVSLAPETVIRLSEVSNIVAVKEASGNLDAMAEIIERTPDDFLLYSGDDSLTLPVLAIGGAGVVSVASHIIGNEMQEMIRSFLAGDHQKAAALHRKWVPLMKGLFAAPSPVPVKTALQLRGLDVGSVRLPLVPLTEQERKDLSRLLDALS; the protein is encoded by the coding sequence GTGGTTCAGTTCGGGAACATCATAACGGCGATGGTGACGCCATTTGACCGAAAAGGGAATCTCGACTTGGCAAAAACAACGGAGCTTGTCAACTATTTGCTTGACAATGGCACAGATGCGCTCGTTGTCGCCGGCACGACCGGCGAGTCGCCGACGTTGACGACCGAGGAAAAAATCGCGCTTTTTCGCCATGTCGTCTCCGTCGTCAACGGACGGGTGCCGGTCATTGCTGGAACGGGCACGAACGATACGCGTGCATCGATCGAGCTGACGAAAAAGGCGGAAGAGGCGGGCGTCGATGCTGTCATGCTTGTGGCGCCGTATTACAACAAGCCGAACCAAGAAGGGCTGTATCAGCATTTCAAAGCGATTGCCGAAAGCACATCGCTGCCGGTGATGCTGTATAACGTTCCAGGGCGCACGTCGGTGAGTCTTGCTCCGGAGACGGTCATCCGGCTGTCCGAAGTTTCGAACATTGTCGCTGTCAAGGAAGCGAGCGGCAATTTGGACGCCATGGCGGAAATCATTGAGCGTACGCCGGACGACTTTTTGCTCTACAGCGGCGATGACAGCTTAACGCTTCCGGTGTTGGCCATCGGCGGGGCCGGCGTTGTCTCGGTGGCTTCGCACATCATTGGCAATGAAATGCAAGAAATGATTCGTTCCTTTTTAGCGGGCGATCATCAGAAGGCGGCGGCGCTGCATCGAAAATGGGTGCCGCTCATGAAAGGCTTGTTTGCCGCTCCAAGCCCGGTGCCAGTGAAAACGGCGCTGCAGCTGCGCGGGCTGGACGTCGGTTCGGTGCGTCTTCCGCTTGTGCCGCTTACTGAACAAGAGCGGAAGGACCTAAGCCGCCTGCTCGATGCGCTGTCGTAA
- the dapG gene encoding aspartate kinase → MKLIVQKFGGTSVRDERGRNLARRHIERALEDGYKVVAVVSAMGRYGDPYATDTLLSLIGGARHHVTKREQDMLMACGEIISSVVFSNLLNEHGIKATAFTGAQAGFRTNSDHTNAKILEMRCDRLLEALEQYDVVVVAGFQGMAENGDITTLGRGGSDTSAAALGAALNAEWVDIFTDVDGVMTADPRIVESARPLDVVTYTEICNMAYQGAKVIHPRAVEIAMQAKVPLRIRSTYSDAPGTLVTSSMRGRKGSDVKERLVTGITYVANVTQIKVLAKEGHYELQSDVFQAMAHEGISVDFINISPYGVVYTVSGDMTEKAVAALRRIGYEPAVTPHCAKVSVVGAGIAGVPGVTAKIVTALSEQGIQILQSADSHTTIWVLVKQDDMEKAVNALHDAFCLSEAGAGEDEAIWSEE, encoded by the coding sequence ATGAAACTCATTGTTCAAAAGTTCGGCGGCACGTCCGTCCGCGACGAGCGCGGGCGGAACTTGGCGCGCCGCCATATTGAACGGGCGCTTGAGGACGGCTATAAAGTGGTCGCTGTTGTATCGGCCATGGGCCGTTACGGCGACCCATATGCGACCGATACACTTCTTAGTTTGATTGGCGGCGCTCGCCATCACGTAACGAAGCGCGAGCAAGATATGCTCATGGCGTGCGGAGAAATCATCTCAAGCGTTGTGTTCAGCAACTTATTGAACGAACACGGCATCAAAGCGACGGCGTTCACCGGCGCTCAGGCCGGATTCCGCACGAACAGCGATCATACGAACGCAAAAATTCTCGAAATGCGCTGCGACCGCCTCCTTGAGGCGCTTGAGCAATACGACGTCGTCGTCGTCGCCGGCTTTCAAGGCATGGCGGAAAACGGCGACATCACAACGCTCGGCCGCGGCGGGAGCGACACGTCAGCAGCAGCGCTCGGTGCGGCGTTAAACGCAGAGTGGGTCGATATTTTCACCGATGTCGACGGCGTCATGACCGCCGACCCGCGCATCGTCGAGAGCGCCCGGCCGCTTGACGTCGTTACGTATACGGAAATTTGCAACATGGCGTACCAAGGAGCGAAAGTGATCCATCCGCGCGCGGTGGAGATCGCCATGCAGGCGAAAGTGCCGCTTCGCATCCGCTCGACGTACTCCGATGCCCCCGGGACGCTCGTCACTTCATCGATGCGCGGCCGAAAAGGAAGCGATGTGAAAGAGCGGCTTGTCACCGGCATTACGTATGTCGCCAACGTCACGCAAATCAAAGTGCTGGCGAAAGAAGGTCACTATGAGCTGCAGTCTGACGTGTTTCAAGCGATGGCTCATGAAGGGATCAGCGTGGACTTTATCAATATTTCGCCGTATGGCGTTGTGTATACCGTGAGCGGCGACATGACGGAAAAAGCGGTGGCCGCCCTGCGCCGCATCGGCTACGAACCGGCCGTGACGCCTCATTGCGCCAAAGTGTCGGTTGTCGGCGCCGGCATTGCCGGCGTACCGGGGGTGACGGCGAAAATCGTCACTGCCTTGTCGGAGCAAGGCATTCAAATTTTGCAATCCGCCGACAGCCATACGACGATTTGGGTGTTAGTGAAGCAAGACGATATGGAAAAAGCGGTCAACGCCTTGCATGACGCCTTCTGCCTATCCGAGGCGGGTGCGGGCGAAGATGAAGCGATTTGGAGCGAGGAGTGA
- the asd gene encoding aspartate-semialdehyde dehydrogenase, whose protein sequence is MAQKQYHVAVVGATGAVGQQMVRTLEDRNFPVGTLTLLSSERSAGKTMRFRGEEIEVQAASPERFDGVDIALFSAGGAVSKALAPEAVRRGAIVIDNTSAFRMEENVPLVVPEVNESDLTWHNGIIANPNCSTIQMVVALEPIRKAFGLERVIVSTYQAVSGAGAQAIEELNEQTKAVLEGKPVEANILPVKSDRKHYPIAFNAIPQIDKFQDNGFTFEEMKMINETKKIMHMPELKVAATCVRIPVASGHSESVYIEIEQDGVTVADLQAVLREAPGVVLQDDPSEQLYPMPAHCVGKYDVFVGRIRRDLDNRRGFHLWIVADNLLKGAASNSVQIAESLLKLGLI, encoded by the coding sequence ATGGCTCAAAAACAATATCATGTCGCTGTCGTCGGAGCAACGGGGGCAGTTGGGCAGCAAATGGTGCGGACGCTTGAAGACCGGAACTTCCCGGTTGGAACATTGACCTTGTTGTCATCGGAGCGGTCAGCCGGCAAAACAATGCGTTTCCGCGGCGAGGAGATCGAAGTGCAGGCGGCATCGCCCGAGCGCTTTGATGGGGTCGATATCGCCTTGTTCAGCGCCGGCGGGGCCGTATCGAAAGCGCTGGCGCCGGAAGCGGTGCGGCGCGGGGCGATCGTGATCGACAATACGAGCGCGTTTCGGATGGAGGAAAACGTGCCGCTTGTCGTTCCGGAAGTGAACGAAAGCGACTTGACGTGGCATAACGGCATTATCGCCAATCCGAACTGCTCGACGATCCAAATGGTCGTGGCGTTGGAGCCGATTCGGAAGGCGTTTGGCCTAGAGCGCGTCATTGTCTCGACGTACCAAGCCGTCTCCGGGGCGGGAGCGCAGGCCATTGAAGAGCTCAACGAGCAGACGAAAGCGGTGCTCGAAGGGAAGCCGGTGGAGGCGAACATTTTGCCAGTGAAATCGGACCGAAAGCATTACCCAATTGCGTTCAACGCCATTCCGCAAATCGATAAGTTTCAAGACAATGGATTTACGTTTGAAGAGATGAAAATGATCAATGAAACAAAAAAAATTATGCATATGCCTGAGCTGAAAGTGGCGGCGACGTGCGTGCGCATTCCGGTGGCGAGCGGCCATTCGGAATCGGTGTACATCGAAATTGAACAAGACGGCGTCACCGTTGCCGACTTGCAGGCCGTGCTCCGCGAAGCGCCGGGCGTCGTGCTTCAAGATGATCCGAGCGAACAGTTGTACCCGATGCCGGCCCATTGCGTCGGTAAGTACGACGTGTTTGTCGGCCGCATCCGCCGCGATTTGGACAACCGCCGCGGCTTCCATCTATGGATTGTCGCTGACAATTTGTTAAAAGGCGCGGCTTCGAACTCGGTGCAAATCGCGGAAAGTTTGTTGAAGCTCGGGCTCATTTGA
- a CDS encoding dipicolinate synthase subunit B: protein MSGNSLKGKRIGFGLTGSHCTYDAVFPEIEKLVNEGAEVLPIVTYTVKTTNTRFGEGEEWVKKLEQLTGHEVIDTIVKAEPLGPKIPLDCMVIAPLTGNSMSKLANAMTDSPVLMAAKATMRNHRPVVLGISTNDALGLNGVNLMRLMAAKNIYFIPFGQDAPQAKPNSMVAYMPLLRDTILAALEGKQLQPVIIERFRYN, encoded by the coding sequence ATGAGCGGAAACAGCTTGAAAGGAAAACGGATCGGCTTTGGCCTCACCGGGTCGCATTGCACCTATGATGCGGTGTTTCCGGAAATTGAAAAACTCGTCAATGAAGGAGCCGAAGTATTGCCGATTGTTACGTATACGGTTAAGACGACCAACACCCGCTTTGGCGAAGGGGAAGAATGGGTGAAAAAACTCGAACAACTGACCGGACATGAGGTGATCGATACGATCGTCAAAGCGGAGCCGCTCGGACCGAAAATTCCGCTCGATTGCATGGTGATCGCTCCGCTCACCGGCAACTCGATGAGCAAGTTGGCCAACGCCATGACGGATTCCCCCGTGCTGATGGCGGCGAAAGCGACGATGCGCAACCACCGCCCGGTCGTGCTTGGCATTTCCACAAACGATGCGCTCGGCTTAAACGGCGTCAACTTGATGCGGCTGATGGCAGCAAAAAACATTTATTTCATCCCGTTCGGCCAAGACGCCCCGCAGGCGAAGCCGAACTCAATGGTCGCCTACATGCCGCTGTTGCGCGACACGATTCTTGCCGCGCTGGAAGGGAAGCAACTTCAGCCGGTCATTATCGAGCGGTTCCGCTACAACTGA
- the dpaA gene encoding dipicolinic acid synthetase subunit A — MMLTGMHIAIIGGDARQLEVIRKLVELDAKLSLVGFDQLAHHFTGAMKLPIGEVDFADLDAIILPVHGTTLDGNVNSVFAHEPIPFTEEMVQKTARQCTIYSGISNAYLDELVKKTGRKHVQLFERDDVAIYNSIPTAEGTVMMVIQHTDFTIHGSCVAVLGLGRVGMTVARTFAALGAKVKVGARRSEHLARITEMGLVPFHLNDLEKEVRDIDVCINTVPHLIVTASVIAKMPPHTLIIDLASKPGGTDFRYAEKRGVKAILAPGLPGIVAPKTAGQIIANVLAQLLYADLQKREENHA, encoded by the coding sequence ATGATGCTGACAGGAATGCATATCGCCATCATCGGCGGCGATGCGAGGCAGCTTGAAGTCATTCGCAAACTCGTTGAACTCGATGCGAAGTTGTCGCTTGTCGGCTTCGACCAGCTTGCCCATCATTTCACCGGAGCGATGAAGCTGCCGATTGGCGAAGTCGATTTTGCAGATTTGGATGCGATCATTTTGCCGGTTCACGGCACGACGTTGGACGGAAATGTCAACAGCGTGTTTGCCCATGAACCGATTCCGTTTACAGAAGAGATGGTGCAAAAAACGGCGCGGCAATGCACGATTTATTCCGGCATCAGCAACGCGTATTTGGACGAATTGGTGAAAAAAACAGGGCGCAAGCACGTGCAGTTGTTTGAGCGCGACGATGTCGCCATTTACAACTCCATTCCGACCGCGGAAGGCACGGTGATGATGGTCATTCAGCATACGGATTTTACGATCCACGGCTCATGCGTTGCCGTCTTGGGGCTTGGACGCGTCGGCATGACCGTCGCCCGGACGTTCGCCGCGTTGGGGGCGAAAGTCAAAGTCGGGGCGCGCCGGTCGGAGCATCTCGCCCGCATTACGGAAATGGGGCTCGTGCCGTTTCATTTAAACGATTTGGAAAAAGAAGTGCGTGACATTGACGTCTGCATCAACACCGTGCCTCATCTCATCGTGACGGCGAGCGTCATCGCCAAAATGCCGCCCCATACGTTGATTATCGATTTGGCGTCAAAACCGGGCGGCACTGACTTCCGCTATGCCGAAAAACGGGGAGTGAAAGCCATTTTGGCGCCCGGGCTGCCGGGGATCGTCGCGCCAAAGACAGCTGGGCAAATCATCGCCAACGTCTTGGCGCAACTATTATATGCAGATTTACAAAAACGGGAGGAGAATCATGCATGA
- a CDS encoding YlmC/YmxH family sporulation protein: MRLSELSGKEIVDVSRAERLGVLGQTDLEINEQTGQIEALLIPTGKWFGFRKEGQEIRVPWKYIRKIGADMVMIDVPEEG, from the coding sequence ATGAGGCTGAGCGAGTTAAGCGGAAAAGAAATTGTCGATGTAAGCCGAGCCGAGCGGCTCGGAGTGCTCGGACAGACCGATTTGGAGATCAACGAGCAAACAGGGCAGATCGAGGCGTTGCTCATCCCCACGGGAAAATGGTTTGGGTTTCGCAAAGAGGGACAGGAAATTCGCGTACCGTGGAAATATATTCGCAAAATCGGCGCAGATATGGTGATGATCGACGTCCCCGAGGAAGGGTGA
- a CDS encoding M16 family metallopeptidase, producing MINKYTCKNGVRIVLEQIPTVRSVAIGIWIGTGSRNETEQTNGISHFLEHMFFKGTTTRTARDIAEAFDSIGGQVNAFTSKEYTCYYAKVLDEHAPLALDMLADMFFHSTFVEDELQKERNVVLEEIKMYEDTPDDIVHDLLGKACYAGHPLGYPILGTEETLRTFTGDTLRQYMTDYYTPDRVVVSVAGNVDERFIDQVERYFGSFTAESKPPSSGTPSFVPQKIARKKDTEQAHVCIGFNGLPIGHPDAYPLLILNNILGGSMSSRLFQEVREQRGLAYSVFSYHSAYQDSGLLAIYAGTGSSQLDVLFETIQQTIHQLKEDGVTEKELHNSKEQMKGSLMLGLESTNSRMSRNGKNELLLGRHRSLDEIIEEIESVTVEKVNELARTVFTDDYALALISPDGVLPRPLRS from the coding sequence TTGATTAACAAGTATACGTGCAAAAACGGTGTGCGAATCGTGCTCGAGCAAATCCCGACTGTAAGATCGGTGGCCATCGGCATATGGATCGGGACCGGCTCGCGCAATGAAACGGAGCAAACCAACGGCATTTCCCACTTTTTAGAGCATATGTTTTTCAAAGGGACCACGACGCGCACGGCTAGGGACATTGCCGAAGCGTTCGACAGCATCGGTGGGCAGGTGAACGCCTTTACATCGAAGGAGTATACGTGTTACTACGCCAAAGTGTTGGATGAACATGCGCCGTTGGCGCTTGACATGCTCGCCGATATGTTTTTCCACTCGACATTTGTGGAGGATGAGCTGCAAAAGGAGCGCAATGTTGTGCTCGAGGAAATCAAAATGTATGAAGACACACCGGATGACATCGTCCACGATTTGCTCGGCAAAGCGTGCTATGCGGGCCACCCGCTCGGCTATCCGATTTTGGGCACGGAAGAGACGCTGCGCACGTTTACTGGTGACACGCTGCGCCAATATATGACGGACTACTATACACCGGACCGCGTCGTCGTTTCGGTCGCCGGCAACGTCGACGAACGGTTTATTGACCAGGTCGAACGCTATTTCGGCTCGTTCACCGCAGAGAGCAAGCCGCCTTCTTCAGGGACGCCGTCGTTTGTGCCGCAAAAGATCGCGCGCAAAAAGGACACGGAGCAGGCGCACGTATGCATCGGATTCAACGGGTTGCCGATCGGTCATCCGGACGCGTACCCACTCCTCATCTTAAACAATATTTTAGGCGGCAGCATGAGCAGCCGACTGTTTCAGGAAGTGCGCGAGCAGCGTGGATTGGCGTATTCGGTGTTCTCGTACCATTCCGCCTACCAAGACAGCGGCCTGCTCGCCATTTACGCCGGTACAGGAAGCAGCCAGCTTGATGTGCTGTTCGAAACGATCCAGCAGACCATTCACCAACTGAAGGAGGACGGGGTGACCGAAAAAGAGCTGCATAACAGCAAAGAGCAGATGAAAGGAAGCCTGATGCTTGGGCTCGAAAGCACGAACAGCCGGATGAGCCGCAACGGCAAAAATGAACTTCTTCTCGGCCGCCACCGCTCGCTTGATGAGATCATTGAAGAGATTGAAAGCGTCACGGTGGAAAAAGTAAACGAACTGGCGCGCACGGTGTTCACCGACGATTACGCGCTCGCCTTAATCAGCCCCGACGGCGTGTTGCCGCGCCCGCTCCGTTCATAG
- a CDS encoding polysaccharide deacetylase family protein gives MNNGYARYMALAVMFLAAWAAVHWPPVGDYIASWRPVETTAMKERDKLYDTIVKQAKQYEIPAQDAVIDKVWKATPGYNGLAVDIDASYQNMKKTGTFDERKLVFRQVPPRIHLNDLPPAPIYRGHPDKPMVAFTVNVAWGEEYLPDMLETLKKHHVKATFFLEGRWVKNHPEMAKMIADAGHEIGNHSYSHPDMKTLSGDDIRRELEKTNEVIEAATAVKCKWFAPPSGSYRDEVVEIASELGMKTILWSVDTIDWQKPSPSVIVKRVTSNVHPGAIILMHPTMPTAAALDELIVSIKRQGYALGSLTALFDEKRLANKQEEHGVD, from the coding sequence GTGAATAACGGCTATGCCCGCTATATGGCGCTAGCGGTCATGTTTCTTGCCGCCTGGGCGGCGGTTCATTGGCCGCCGGTTGGCGATTACATTGCAAGCTGGCGTCCGGTGGAAACGACCGCGATGAAAGAGCGCGACAAGCTGTATGACACGATCGTCAAGCAAGCGAAGCAATACGAAATTCCCGCCCAAGATGCGGTCATTGATAAAGTGTGGAAGGCGACGCCTGGTTACAACGGGCTCGCCGTCGACATTGATGCCTCCTATCAAAACATGAAGAAAACAGGGACGTTTGATGAGCGAAAACTCGTGTTCCGACAAGTGCCGCCCCGCATTCATTTGAACGATTTGCCGCCGGCGCCGATTTATCGCGGCCATCCTGACAAGCCGATGGTGGCGTTTACGGTCAATGTCGCCTGGGGGGAAGAATACCTCCCCGATATGCTTGAGACGCTGAAAAAACATCATGTCAAGGCAACGTTCTTTTTAGAAGGACGGTGGGTAAAAAATCACCCGGAGATGGCAAAAATGATAGCAGACGCTGGCCATGAAATCGGCAACCATTCCTACAGCCATCCTGATATGAAAACGCTCAGCGGCGACGACATTCGCCGCGAGCTCGAGAAAACGAATGAAGTGATTGAGGCGGCGACAGCGGTCAAATGCAAATGGTTTGCCCCGCCCAGCGGCAGCTATCGCGACGAGGTCGTCGAGATCGCCTCGGAACTTGGCATGAAAACGATTCTATGGAGCGTCGATACAATTGATTGGCAAAAACCGTCGCCATCTGTTATAGTGAAACGGGTGACGTCAAACGTCCATCCTGGCGCCATCATTTTAATGCATCCGACGATGCCGACGGCGGCGGCGCTTGATGAGCTGATCGTCTCGATCAAGCGCCAAGGCTACGCTCTAGGCAGCTTGACGGCCTTATTCGATGAGAAAAGACTGGCAAACAAACAGGAGGAACACGGAGTTGATTAA